The following proteins come from a genomic window of Diorhabda sublineata isolate icDioSubl1.1 chromosome 7, icDioSubl1.1, whole genome shotgun sequence:
- the LOC130446878 gene encoding tigger transposable element-derived protein 6-like produces MIKEKAQECASKLHIDNFSGSNGWLEGFKKRNDIGIKNVCGESSSVDNKECNKWIKNVPALLHDYSPDDIFNADEACLFYKCLPDKTITFKGQPCHGEELNDDDIVAMYSSLDTEEEERRRRRRSRRLLRDSSENFKS; encoded by the exons ATGATTAAAGAGAAAGCTCAAGAATGTGCAAGTAAGCTccatattgataatttttctggCAGTAATGGGTGGTTGGAAGGatttaagaaaagaaacgaTATCGGAATCAAAAATGTTTGTGGCGAGAGCAGTTCTGTGGACAATAAAGAATGTAATAAGTGGATTAAAAACGTTCCAGCTTTATTGCACGATTATTCCCCCGATGATATATTCAACGCCGATGAAGCGTGCTTATTCTACAAGTGTCTACCGGATAAAACAATTACGTTCAAAGGTCAGCCTTGCCATGGTG AGGAGCTCAATGATGATGACATAGTTGCTATGTATTCTTCTTTAGacacagaagaagaagaaagaagaagaagaagaagaagcagaAGACTGTTAAGAGACTccagtgaaaatttcaaatcgtGA
- the LOC130446618 gene encoding protein Fer3-like: MKMSFPNDRGPWDTSNGPDYPGYPADINGYPGIWDPHHCLSAPNSALSGYPDILTAFNSDLVWQRQQCGGLVPNRLGRNGSSNGTQQPKKTRRRVATIAQRRAANIRERRRMFNLNEAFDKLRRKVPTFAYEKRLSRIETLRLAITYISFMAELLHGHPQDHKNSDIYPPREYIPYGLIN, from the exons ATGAAAATGTCATTTCCTAATGATCGAGGTCCGTGGGACACAAGTAAT GGTCCAGATTATCCAGGATATCCCGCCGATATAAATGGATACCCAGGAATATGGGATCCACATCACTGCCTTTCAGCTCCAAACAGTGCATTAAGTGGATATCCAGATATTTTGACAGCATTTAATTCTGATTTAG TATGGCAAAGACAGCAATGCGGTGGTTTAGTCCCTAATCGTTTAGGGCGAAACGGTTCTTCAAATGGTACACAACAACCAAAGAAGACTCGAAGAAGAGTTGCAACGATCGCTCAAAGAAGAGCCGCCAATATCAGGGAACGAAGAAGAATGTTTAATTTGAATGAAGCATTTGACAAACTACGTAGAAAG GTACCAACATTTGCTTACGAAAAACGTCTGTCTCGTATCGAAACACTCAGACTTGCTATCACTTACATAAGTTTTATGGCGGAACTTCTCCATGGGCATCCTCAAGATCATAAAAATTCAGACATTTACCCACCGAGGGAATACATTCCATACGGcttgataaattaa